A single genomic interval of Psychroserpens sp. NJDZ02 harbors:
- a CDS encoding cytochrome-c peroxidase, whose translation MKSHHSFVIILTLLLSLSACKTDKTETIDVIHWDVAQNYYIDNLDIASKYLDSLKTEGLTGKNTKHYFKLAREAFKKAEPFASYLNPEVGHRANGPALPVYKEDTGKILKPIGLQKIEESIYEQETSIIDFEQEIYVTKGLLSILKGNMEKRMLTPQRFFIATHQQLLRIVSLGISGFDTPVSHLGLSESAVSLNSLKTIYEHTIQSLIIKKDSTLDKDFKDNITKAIQFIKSNTDFETFDRFAFTRDYLNPITRHWVSIRKTAAIWEPTNTEPFNFDAPTFFESNSFNLNYFTPTTNRNPSDKQIALGEKLFFDTQLSANNSMACVTCHSPALGYADAMVLNLDNNGNKLQRNTPTLINSAFQKSFFWDGRSETMIEQISSVFLNDKEFNTNVHTFSEAILQDTTYVKLFKDAYGQVPKNNTNVIKALSSYISTLNGFDSKFDRNIRGEIDTYTEEETLGYNLFMGKALCATCHFMPLTNGTVPPFYNDTEKEVIGVPKNADNKENDTDLGFYFKYKEDLHKGMFKTPTLRNIDITGPYMHNGVYQTLEEVLNFYNLGGGGGLGFDLEHQTLPFDNLDLTETEQQAIIAYMKTLTDNPAVY comes from the coding sequence ATGAAATCACACCATTCGTTTGTAATTATTCTTACCTTATTATTAAGTCTTTCTGCCTGTAAAACTGATAAAACCGAAACCATAGACGTCATCCATTGGGATGTTGCTCAAAATTACTATATCGATAATTTAGATATCGCTTCTAAGTATTTAGATAGTCTAAAAACCGAAGGTCTTACTGGTAAAAACACCAAGCATTATTTTAAACTAGCCCGCGAAGCTTTTAAAAAAGCAGAACCCTTTGCTTCCTATTTAAATCCCGAAGTCGGACATAGAGCTAATGGACCTGCACTTCCTGTTTATAAAGAAGATACTGGTAAAATACTAAAACCAATAGGTCTTCAAAAAATTGAAGAAAGCATCTACGAGCAAGAAACGTCCATCATTGATTTCGAACAAGAAATTTATGTTACTAAAGGATTACTTTCCATCTTAAAAGGAAACATGGAAAAAAGAATGCTCACCCCACAACGATTTTTTATTGCTACACATCAACAATTATTGCGTATTGTAAGCTTAGGGATATCTGGTTTTGATACACCTGTTAGCCATTTAGGACTTTCTGAAAGCGCAGTGTCTCTAAATAGCTTAAAAACTATTTATGAGCATACTATTCAATCTTTAATTATAAAAAAGGATTCGACTTTGGATAAGGACTTTAAAGACAATATCACTAAAGCTATTCAATTTATAAAAAGCAATACCGATTTTGAGACGTTTGATCGTTTTGCATTTACTAGAGATTATCTTAATCCCATAACACGCCATTGGGTCTCTATTAGAAAAACAGCTGCTATTTGGGAACCAACCAATACCGAGCCTTTTAATTTTGACGCGCCTACATTTTTTGAAAGCAATAGCTTCAACTTAAACTATTTTACACCTACGACCAACAGAAATCCTAGCGATAAACAAATTGCTTTAGGCGAAAAATTATTTTTTGACACACAACTTTCTGCTAATAACAGTATGGCTTGTGTCACCTGCCATAGTCCTGCTTTAGGTTATGCTGACGCTATGGTTCTTAACTTAGATAATAATGGTAATAAACTACAACGTAATACACCAACCTTAATAAATAGCGCCTTTCAGAAAAGCTTTTTTTGGGATGGTCGGTCAGAAACCATGATTGAGCAAATCTCATCTGTCTTTTTAAATGATAAGGAGTTTAATACTAATGTTCACACATTTTCTGAAGCGATTTTACAAGACACAACTTATGTAAAATTATTCAAAGACGCTTATGGGCAAGTCCCAAAAAATAATACTAATGTTATCAAAGCATTATCCTCATACATTTCTACATTAAACGGTTTTGATTCTAAATTTGATAGAAACATCAGAGGAGAAATCGATACTTACACAGAAGAAGAAACACTAGGTTATAACCTGTTTATGGGAAAAGCACTATGCGCTACATGCCATTTTATGCCATTAACAAACGGAACAGTCCCGCCTTTTTATAACGACACTGAAAAAGAAGTGATTGGTGTTCCTAAAAATGCCGATAATAAAGAGAATGATACCGATTTAGGGTTTTACTTTAAATATAAAGAAGACTTACATAAAGGCATGTTTAAAACACCAACGTTAAGAAATATCGACATTACTGGTCCTTATATGCATAATGGTGTTTATCAAACTTTAGAAGAAGTCCTTAATTTTTACAACCTGGGCGGTGGCGGTGGTTTAGGTTTCGATTTAGAACACCAAACCCTTCCTTTT